The following proteins come from a genomic window of Panthera leo isolate Ple1 chromosome E2, P.leo_Ple1_pat1.1, whole genome shotgun sequence:
- the LOC122207856 gene encoding sialic acid-binding Ig-like lectin 5 isoform X1 produces MPPLLLLLLLLCAGSQSQDPRFHLQVQTPIMVQEGLCAFVPCSFSYPPVQYTEEDPTHGYWFREGTNTVQGAPVATNNPNREVQQETQGRFHLPEDLRDYNCSLDIRDAQKRDSGTYFFRVERGSYVKYNYIGKRYHFKNYRLFLHVTTLTRTPDIHIQGPLESGQPMNITCSVPWACKRGTPPIFSWIGDALTSLGHGAHFSSVLTLTPGPQDHGTNLTCQVTFPGANVSTERTIQLNVSYAPQNLTISVFPREGTAPEALGNGSSLPVQEGQSLHLVCDHNSNPPANLSWTRGSLTLKPSQPSNPGVLQLPRVELGDHGIYVCRAQHLLGSLEASLSLLVKKPPKLFGPSCSWEGAGLHCTCSAQSQLPPSLHWRLGEGLLEGNHSNASLTVTSSSEGPWANSNLSFMEPLGSSLRLSCEARNVHGEQSATILLLPGRPGPRTGVLQGAIGGAGVTALLALCLCLIIFFAVKTYRQKSTRKAVHRNDVHPTLNTVSQDHSQSDSRSDPLSPVAVAFPSEKEGKLHYASLTFHGLRPHNFQDRETTEYAEIKTQK; encoded by the exons ATGCCaccattgctgctgctgctgctgctgctgtgtgcAG GGTCCCAGTCTCAGGATCCCAGATTTCACCTGCAAGTGCAGACACCCATAATGGTGCAGGAGGGTCTATGTGCATTCGTGCCCTGCAGTTTCTCTTACCCCCCAGTCCAATACACTGAGGAGGACCCAACTCACGGCTACTGGTTCCGGGAAGGGACCAATACAGTACAGGGTGCTCCAGTGGCCACAAACAACCCCAATCGTGAAGTGCAGCAGGAGACCCAAGGCCGTTTCCACCTCCCTGAAGACCTCAGGGACTACAACTGCTCCCTGGACATCAGAGACGCACAGAAAAGGGACTCGGGGACATACTTCTTTAGGGTGGAGAGAGGGTCTTATGTGAAATACAATTACATAGGGAAGAGATATCATTTCAAGAACTACCGGCTCTTCCTGCATGTGACAA ctCTCACACGGACACCTGACATCCAcatccaggggcccctagaaTCTGGCCAGCCCATGAACATTACCTGTAGTGTGCCCTGGGCCTGTAAGAGGGGGACACCCCCGATCTTCTCTTGGATCGGGGATGCCCTCACCTCCCTGGGCCATGGGGCACACTTCTCCTCGGTGCTCACCCTCACCCCGGGGCCCCAGGACCATGGCACCAACCTCACCTGCCAAGTGACCTTCCCTGGAGCTAACGTTAGCACAGAGAGGACCATCCAGCTCAACGTGTCCT ATGCGCCCCAGAACCTGACCATCAGTGTTTTCCCAAGAGAAGGCACAG CACCTGAGGCTCTGGGCAACGGTTCATCTCTCCCAGTCCAGGAGGGCCAGTCCCTACACCTGGTCTGTGACCACAACAGTAACCCTCCTGCCAACTTGAGCTGGACCCGGGGCAGCCTGACCCTGAAGCCCTCACAACCCTCAAATCCCGGGGTCCTGCAACTGCCCCGGGTGGAACTGGGGGACCATGGGATATACGTCTGCCGAGCTCAGCACCTGCTGGGCTCCTTGGAAGCATCCCTGAGCCTCCTTGTGAAGA AACCCCCGAAGCTGTTTGGTCCCTCCTGCTCCTGGGAGGGTGCGGGGTTGCACTGCACCTGCTCTGCTCAATCCCAGCTGCCCCCCTCTCTGCACtggcggctgggggaggggctgctggaaGGGAACCACAGCAATGCCTCCTTGACGGTCACCTCCAGCTCCGAGGGGCCCTGGGCAAACAGCAACCTGAGCTTCATGGAGCCGCTGGGCTCCAGCCTCAGACTCAGCTGCGAGGCCAGGAATGTGCATGGGGAACAGAGCGCCACCATCCTGCTGTTGCCAG GGAGACCAGGGCCCAGGACAGGTGTGCTTCAGGGGGCGATCGGGGGAGCTGGTGTCACGGccctgcttgctctgtgtctctgcctcatCATCTTCTTTGC AGTGAAGACCTACAGGCAGAAATCAACCAGGAAAGCAGTGCACAGGAATGACGTCCATCCCACATTGAATACAGTCTCCCAG GATCACAGCCAGTCAGACAGCCGGTCAGACCCCCTTTCCCCAGTCGCAGTTGCCTTCCcctcagagaaagaggggaagctCCACTACGCTTCCCTCACATTCCACGGGCTGAGGCCACACAACTTTCAGGACCGGGAGACCACCGAGTATGCAGAGATCAAGACCCAGAAATGA
- the LOC122207856 gene encoding sialic acid-binding Ig-like lectin 5 isoform X2: MPPLLLLLLLLCAGSQSQDPRFHLQVQTPIMVQEGLCAFVPCSFSYPPVQYTEEDPTHGYWFREGTNTVQGAPVATNNPNREVQQETQGRFHLPEDLRDYNCSLDIRDAQKRDSGTYFFRVERGSYVKYNYIGKRYHFKNYRLFLHVTTLTRTPDIHIQGPLESGQPMNITCSVPWACKRGTPPIFSWIGDALTSLGHGAHFSSVLTLTPGPQDHGTNLTCQVTFPGANVSTERTIQLNVSSPEALGNGSSLPVQEGQSLHLVCDHNSNPPANLSWTRGSLTLKPSQPSNPGVLQLPRVELGDHGIYVCRAQHLLGSLEASLSLLVKKPPKLFGPSCSWEGAGLHCTCSAQSQLPPSLHWRLGEGLLEGNHSNASLTVTSSSEGPWANSNLSFMEPLGSSLRLSCEARNVHGEQSATILLLPGRPGPRTGVLQGAIGGAGVTALLALCLCLIIFFAVKTYRQKSTRKAVHRNDVHPTLNTVSQDHSQSDSRSDPLSPVAVAFPSEKEGKLHYASLTFHGLRPHNFQDRETTEYAEIKTQK; this comes from the exons ATGCCaccattgctgctgctgctgctgctgctgtgtgcAG GGTCCCAGTCTCAGGATCCCAGATTTCACCTGCAAGTGCAGACACCCATAATGGTGCAGGAGGGTCTATGTGCATTCGTGCCCTGCAGTTTCTCTTACCCCCCAGTCCAATACACTGAGGAGGACCCAACTCACGGCTACTGGTTCCGGGAAGGGACCAATACAGTACAGGGTGCTCCAGTGGCCACAAACAACCCCAATCGTGAAGTGCAGCAGGAGACCCAAGGCCGTTTCCACCTCCCTGAAGACCTCAGGGACTACAACTGCTCCCTGGACATCAGAGACGCACAGAAAAGGGACTCGGGGACATACTTCTTTAGGGTGGAGAGAGGGTCTTATGTGAAATACAATTACATAGGGAAGAGATATCATTTCAAGAACTACCGGCTCTTCCTGCATGTGACAA ctCTCACACGGACACCTGACATCCAcatccaggggcccctagaaTCTGGCCAGCCCATGAACATTACCTGTAGTGTGCCCTGGGCCTGTAAGAGGGGGACACCCCCGATCTTCTCTTGGATCGGGGATGCCCTCACCTCCCTGGGCCATGGGGCACACTTCTCCTCGGTGCTCACCCTCACCCCGGGGCCCCAGGACCATGGCACCAACCTCACCTGCCAAGTGACCTTCCCTGGAGCTAACGTTAGCACAGAGAGGACCATCCAGCTCAACGTGTCCT CACCTGAGGCTCTGGGCAACGGTTCATCTCTCCCAGTCCAGGAGGGCCAGTCCCTACACCTGGTCTGTGACCACAACAGTAACCCTCCTGCCAACTTGAGCTGGACCCGGGGCAGCCTGACCCTGAAGCCCTCACAACCCTCAAATCCCGGGGTCCTGCAACTGCCCCGGGTGGAACTGGGGGACCATGGGATATACGTCTGCCGAGCTCAGCACCTGCTGGGCTCCTTGGAAGCATCCCTGAGCCTCCTTGTGAAGA AACCCCCGAAGCTGTTTGGTCCCTCCTGCTCCTGGGAGGGTGCGGGGTTGCACTGCACCTGCTCTGCTCAATCCCAGCTGCCCCCCTCTCTGCACtggcggctgggggaggggctgctggaaGGGAACCACAGCAATGCCTCCTTGACGGTCACCTCCAGCTCCGAGGGGCCCTGGGCAAACAGCAACCTGAGCTTCATGGAGCCGCTGGGCTCCAGCCTCAGACTCAGCTGCGAGGCCAGGAATGTGCATGGGGAACAGAGCGCCACCATCCTGCTGTTGCCAG GGAGACCAGGGCCCAGGACAGGTGTGCTTCAGGGGGCGATCGGGGGAGCTGGTGTCACGGccctgcttgctctgtgtctctgcctcatCATCTTCTTTGC AGTGAAGACCTACAGGCAGAAATCAACCAGGAAAGCAGTGCACAGGAATGACGTCCATCCCACATTGAATACAGTCTCCCAG GATCACAGCCAGTCAGACAGCCGGTCAGACCCCCTTTCCCCAGTCGCAGTTGCCTTCCcctcagagaaagaggggaagctCCACTACGCTTCCCTCACATTCCACGGGCTGAGGCCACACAACTTTCAGGACCGGGAGACCACCGAGTATGCAGAGATCAAGACCCAGAAATGA